In one Bacteroidota bacterium genomic region, the following are encoded:
- a CDS encoding sulfite exporter TauE/SafE family protein has translation MEISFAFYFFLLLIACMYSCVGHGGASGYIALMSIYAFSPDFIKPAALLLNIVVSMLAFVQFYRAGYFKWELFYPFALASVPAAFLGGTLMVDEDVFHVILGLLLIFPILNLLGLFNPGIESVQRKPPLVWAFVAGGLIGFLSGVMGVGGGILLSPLLLLARWANVKETAAISALYIFVNSVAGLLGHTVVGFILDGSYFVLITVVLLGGLAGAYMGSFKLNSLVLKRVLAAVLLVATIKLIIL, from the coding sequence ATGGAAATTTCGTTTGCATTTTATTTTTTCTTGCTGCTGATTGCCTGCATGTATTCCTGCGTAGGACATGGCGGTGCAAGCGGCTACATTGCTTTAATGTCCATCTATGCTTTTTCTCCCGATTTTATCAAACCTGCGGCTTTGTTGTTAAATATAGTGGTTTCCATGCTTGCCTTTGTTCAATTCTACCGTGCAGGATATTTTAAGTGGGAATTGTTTTATCCTTTTGCTTTGGCTTCTGTTCCCGCTGCTTTTCTGGGTGGCACATTAATGGTGGATGAAGATGTTTTTCATGTGATTTTGGGTCTATTGCTCATCTTCCCGATTTTAAATTTATTGGGATTGTTTAATCCGGGAATAGAAAGTGTACAGCGAAAGCCTCCTTTGGTATGGGCATTTGTTGCAGGAGGATTAATCGGTTTCTTGAGCGGCGTGATGGGCGTAGGTGGTGGGATATTGCTCAGCCCATTACTTTTGTTGGCACGATGGGCAAATGTGAAAGAAACCGCTGCCATTTCTGCGCTCTATATTTTTGTGAATTCGGTGGCGGGATTGTTGGGTCATACCGTTGTAGGTTTCATCTTGGATGGTTCTTACTTTGTTTTGATCACAGTTGTGCTCCTGGGTGGTCTCGCCGGTGCATATATGGGTTCATTTAAATTGAATTCGCTTGTTTTGAAAAGAGTTCTGGCTGCTGTATTGTTAGTAGCAACAATTAAATTGATAATACTATGA
- a CDS encoding molybdenum cofactor guanylyltransferase: MSAAKQIDGYILAGGKSSRMGTDKGLLKVNNRFLIEFAIDHLRNCVDRIFLCTGNPEYVQFGLELVPDKIQEEGPASAIATALQHAIAPKLFVLSCDTPFIGEVIIQRIISFSEGAEITVPLVKNRIEPLCGVYASSCKDKWKEQFDGGVRKMQTLIEHFNFKTLDGVSEIKADEMAFMNINSPEDFEIAKKQLRWV; this comes from the coding sequence ATGAGCGCAGCCAAACAAATAGACGGCTATATTCTGGCCGGAGGTAAGAGCTCGAGAATGGGGACAGATAAAGGTTTGTTGAAAGTGAACAACCGTTTCCTGATTGAATTTGCCATTGATCATCTTCGAAATTGTGTAGATAGAATATTCCTCTGTACCGGCAATCCTGAGTATGTTCAATTTGGTTTGGAATTGGTGCCGGATAAGATTCAAGAAGAAGGTCCTGCCAGTGCTATTGCAACAGCATTGCAGCATGCTATAGCACCGAAATTGTTTGTCTTAAGTTGCGATACCCCGTTCATAGGTGAAGTAATTATTCAACGAATTATTTCATTCTCAGAAGGTGCAGAAATTACGGTACCTTTGGTGAAGAACAGGATCGAACCCCTATGCGGTGTGTATGCTTCATCTTGTAAAGATAAATGGAAGGAACAGTTTGATGGCGGTGTGCGGAAAATGCAAACATTAATTGAACATTTTAATTTTAAAACACTGGATGGGGTGTCGGAAATCAAAGCGGACGAAATGGCCTTCATGAATATCAATTCACCGGAGGATTTTGAAATAGCAAAAAAACAACTAAGATGGGTGTAA
- a CDS encoding MoaD/ThiS family protein yields the protein MGVKILVFGKLAEVIRLKEIEIAEVKDVAALRSLLMKNYPGLNGLNYIVAVNRKVVADAFPISTGDEVALMPPFSGG from the coding sequence ATGGGTGTAAAAATTCTTGTTTTTGGTAAATTAGCAGAGGTGATCCGGTTAAAGGAAATTGAAATCGCTGAAGTGAAGGATGTAGCTGCACTGCGTAGCCTTCTCATGAAAAATTATCCCGGACTGAACGGATTAAATTATATAGTAGCTGTGAACAGGAAAGTGGTGGCTGATGCATTTCCGATCAGTACAGGAGATGAAGTGGCACTGATGCCGCCCTTTTCAGGAGGTTGA
- a CDS encoding HesA/MoeB/ThiF family protein produces the protein MEKNGNDRYSRQIILKDFGPEAQQQLAHARVLIIGVGGLGCPVLMYLAAAGVGTIGIADGDHVELNNLHRQILFDTPDVGLSKVQVAFTKMKLKNPEVKIVAHGCFVSTANVFDLLSCYDLIVDATDNFASRYMISDACHLMNKPLVYGAVSCY, from the coding sequence ATGGAAAAGAATGGGAACGATAGATATAGCCGCCAGATCATTCTTAAGGATTTTGGGCCCGAAGCGCAACAGCAATTAGCTCATGCCCGGGTACTGATCATCGGTGTTGGTGGACTCGGATGTCCTGTGTTAATGTATCTCGCCGCCGCAGGAGTAGGAACAATTGGAATTGCCGATGGTGATCATGTGGAATTGAATAACCTGCATCGACAAATTTTGTTTGACACCCCTGATGTCGGTTTATCAAAAGTGCAGGTGGCTTTTACGAAAATGAAACTGAAGAATCCTGAAGTAAAAATAGTTGCTCACGGTTGCTTTGTTTCTACAGCGAATGTTTTCGATCTGTTATCCTGCTATGATTTGATTGTTGATGCTACAGATAATTTTGCCTCCCGTTATATGATAAGTGATGCATGCCATTTGATGAATAAGCCGTTGGTGTATGGGGCAGTTTCCTGTTATTAA
- a CDS encoding molybdenum cofactor biosynthesis protein MoaE: MSEKKKKTMFVDGPITPAFIAEAISKHSANLEIGAHDIFLGQVRADEIKEKKVISILYSAYEPMAEDVAYEIREAIFEKYPLTCMHIYHSLGNVKAGEISLFIFTSSKHRKAAIDACSELVERVKAEVPVWGREILEDETYIWKENKEIPQN; encoded by the coding sequence ATGTCAGAAAAGAAGAAGAAGACAATGTTTGTTGATGGGCCGATAACACCGGCATTCATTGCAGAAGCTATCTCAAAACATAGTGCTAATTTGGAAATTGGAGCTCATGATATTTTTCTCGGACAGGTTCGCGCCGATGAAATCAAGGAGAAGAAGGTGATTTCAATTTTGTATTCAGCTTATGAACCCATGGCAGAAGATGTCGCTTATGAAATCAGGGAAGCCATTTTTGAAAAGTATCCCCTAACTTGTATGCATATTTATCATAGTCTGGGAAATGTGAAGGCCGGTGAGATTTCCCTGTTTATTTTCACCTCTTCAAAGCATCGAAAAGCAGCCATAGATGCCTGTTCTGAACTCGTTGAAAGAGTCAAAGCAGAAGTTCCTGTTTGGGGGAGGGAAATTCTCGAAGATGAGACTTATATTTGGAAAGAAAATAAAGAAATACCTCAAAATTAA
- a CDS encoding formate--tetrahydrofolate ligase codes for MITTEHLTDLEIAQKADIKTIRDIARGMDLDLDLLEQYGKFKTKLPLSLINEEKVAKGNLILVSAINPTPAGEGKTTVSIGLSDGLNKIGKNSVVVLREPSLGPVFGMKGGAAGGGYSQVIPMIDINLHFTGDFAAIEKANNLLAALIDNNIQSKVNNLNIDPRTVVWKRVMDMNDRALRHIIIGVGGSANGIMREDGFNITAASEVMAIICLSNDIDDLKKRLGNIFIGYTFDKKPIFARDLKAQGAMALLLRDAIKPNLVQTLENNPAIIHGGPFANIAQGTNTIVATKMGLSLCDYAVTEAGFGADLGAEKFLDIKCPMAGLKPKAIVLVVTIRALRHHGGAKKAEYNTPNMTYLERGYENLAKHIENCKKFGLTPVVAINSFYSDTEEEVNYVQTRCATEGVKAVVSKGWEFGGEGTKDLARAVVEIIESGKNNYKPLYEMSLPLEDKIKKIATEIYGADDVTYSSKAKSQLKDYIELGFNHLPVCMAKTQMSFSDDEKKIGRPKGFKVNVREFELAAGAGFVVPVLGTIMRMPGLPAVPASEGMDIDNNGNITGLS; via the coding sequence ATGATTACTACTGAACATTTGACGGATCTGGAAATAGCCCAAAAAGCTGATATTAAGACCATTAGAGATATTGCCAGGGGGATGGACCTTGATTTGGATCTTTTGGAGCAGTATGGAAAGTTCAAGACGAAACTGCCTTTGTCGCTGATAAATGAAGAAAAAGTAGCTAAGGGTAATCTGATCCTCGTTTCTGCAATCAATCCAACCCCTGCCGGAGAAGGAAAAACAACGGTTTCTATTGGTCTAAGCGATGGATTAAATAAAATTGGAAAAAATTCAGTGGTAGTTCTTCGGGAGCCTTCCCTGGGTCCCGTTTTTGGTATGAAAGGTGGTGCTGCGGGCGGTGGTTACTCTCAGGTGATTCCCATGATTGATATCAACCTGCATTTTACAGGGGACTTTGCCGCCATTGAAAAAGCAAATAATTTATTGGCAGCGCTGATCGATAATAATATTCAGAGCAAAGTGAATAACCTGAATATCGATCCACGAACGGTTGTCTGGAAACGTGTCATGGATATGAATGACCGTGCACTTCGTCATATTATTATTGGAGTCGGCGGTAGCGCGAATGGCATTATGAGAGAAGATGGTTTTAATATTACTGCTGCATCTGAAGTCATGGCAATCATTTGTCTTTCTAATGATATTGATGATTTGAAGAAGCGGTTGGGTAATATATTTATAGGCTATACATTCGATAAAAAGCCAATATTCGCCCGCGATCTGAAAGCACAAGGAGCGATGGCCTTATTGTTGCGTGATGCGATTAAGCCCAATCTCGTGCAGACGCTTGAAAATAATCCTGCAATAATTCATGGTGGACCTTTTGCAAATATCGCCCAGGGAACTAACACGATCGTAGCTACGAAAATGGGACTCTCTCTATGTGACTATGCGGTGACGGAAGCCGGATTTGGTGCTGATTTGGGGGCAGAGAAATTCCTGGATATTAAATGTCCGATGGCCGGTTTGAAGCCCAAAGCGATAGTGCTGGTGGTGACCATCCGCGCTTTGCGCCATCATGGCGGTGCGAAAAAAGCGGAATACAATACGCCAAATATGACTTATCTGGAGAGAGGCTATGAGAATCTCGCAAAGCACATTGAGAATTGTAAGAAGTTTGGACTGACTCCGGTGGTTGCAATTAACAGTTTTTACAGTGATACAGAAGAAGAGGTGAATTATGTTCAGACCCGGTGCGCAACAGAAGGGGTGAAAGCGGTTGTTTCTAAAGGATGGGAGTTTGGAGGAGAGGGAACAAAAGATCTCGCTCGTGCTGTGGTGGAGATTATTGAGAGCGGAAAGAATAATTATAAGCCACTTTATGAAATGAGTCTTCCATTGGAGGATAAAATTAAAAAAATAGCTACTGAAATCTATGGAGCAGATGATGTCACCTATTCTTCGAAAGCGAAATCACAATTGAAAGATTATATTGAACTTGGTTTTAATCATCTTCCGGTTTGCATGGCTAAAACACAAATGTCATTTTCTGACGATGAGAAAAAAATTGGAAGACCCAAAGGTTTTAAAGTGAACGTGCGTGAATTTGAACTCGCTGCCGGTGCAGGTTTCGTAGTGCCAGTGCTGGGAACGATAATGCGTATGCCGGGTTTACCTGCAGTACCAGCTTCAGAAGGAATGGATATCGATAACAATGGGAATATAACCGGACTTTCATAA
- the fdhD gene encoding formate dehydrogenase accessory sulfurtransferase FdhD: protein MDVKTYRGLFYNEGLFSTVEDVLAVEEALSISINNIPFTITMRSPGSEKELVRGLLLSEGIFKDTALDPDIQITATNGKGYVTSVNVVIPDWLLLKDFSGSRNMMSVSSCGICGKKTWDEEMDTIQLKKSGVIDPGWVALMFERMSDQQKAFTQSGGTHAAAAFTLEGELLDIREDIGRHNAVDKVIGALLLNKKSDSAGFLTVSGRISYEIVSKAALAGIPVLASVSAPSSLAVDSAEKCGMTLLAFCRKKKLTVYSHPERVLQKQIV from the coding sequence ATGGATGTTAAAACCTACCGGGGACTTTTTTACAACGAGGGACTTTTTTCCACGGTTGAAGACGTATTGGCTGTTGAGGAAGCATTGAGTATTTCAATCAACAATATTCCTTTTACGATAACGATGCGTTCACCGGGCAGTGAAAAGGAGTTAGTAAGAGGCTTGCTGTTATCGGAAGGAATTTTTAAGGATACTGCTCTCGACCCCGATATTCAGATCACTGCTACTAACGGTAAGGGATATGTTACTTCAGTAAATGTGGTGATTCCGGATTGGCTATTGTTAAAGGATTTTTCAGGATCTAGAAATATGATGTCGGTTTCTTCCTGTGGGATCTGTGGGAAGAAAACCTGGGACGAAGAAATGGATACTATACAGCTAAAGAAATCCGGTGTTATCGATCCGGGTTGGGTTGCTTTGATGTTTGAACGTATGAGTGACCAGCAGAAAGCGTTTACTCAATCCGGAGGGACACATGCCGCTGCTGCATTTACATTGGAGGGTGAATTGTTAGATATAAGAGAAGACATCGGTCGTCACAATGCAGTGGATAAGGTCATTGGTGCCTTGCTGTTAAATAAAAAATCAGACAGCGCGGGATTTTTGACTGTTAGTGGAAGAATCAGCTATGAAATTGTGAGCAAAGCAGCCCTCGCCGGAATTCCTGTGCTCGCTTCTGTTTCTGCTCCGAGTAGTCTGGCAGTAGATTCTGCTGAGAAATGTGGAATGACCTTGCTGGCCTTCTGTAGAAAGAAAAAATTGACCGTGTATTCACACCCGGAACGTGTGTTGCAAAAACAAATAGTGTAA
- a CDS encoding NAD(P)H-dependent oxidoreductase subunit E, with protein sequence MSKNLSELAGRKGLSKTLFEELGNAASQNGTPSGSDMDALCDEFLVGKANVYGTVSFYDFLKPENQGKKVYVCNGSACMTAGTQDALKAKLRKQYAVQEIGEMCCLGRCHENNAFHVNGKNYSGTDIEKFNSAADDVTAEKYAVGSKGTPVLTAPYGDVKSYYSIFLDALKKSPDELLAELKDSGLRGRGGAGFSMAFKLESCRNSTGEVKFIVCNADEGDPGAYSDRYIMEQRPHAMLMGMMLAGYITGAAYGVVYIRAEYPESITIIEESIAYLRREQLIGEAIQGSSFSFDFKIIKAQGAYICGEETALLSSIEGQRPEVRTRPPYPTQQGLFNKPTVVNNVETLANLPFIFKNGGKAYASIGTAKSTGTKLVSLDGFFNRPGIYEVDMGTPLKVVIDELGGGFRKPVKAMHIGGPLGGLVPVPKIDSLTVDFDSFAREGFLLGHASVVCIPDDYPLIAYLEHLFRFTAHESCGKCFPCRLGSTRGYEMIDKARNSDYKMDKTLMNDLLETLETGSLCALGGGLPLPVKNALKYFETELAPYFNKL encoded by the coding sequence ATGTCGAAGAATTTAAGCGAATTAGCAGGACGAAAAGGACTTAGCAAGACTCTCTTTGAAGAACTCGGGAATGCCGCTTCTCAAAATGGTACTCCATCCGGGAGTGATATGGATGCTTTGTGCGATGAATTCCTTGTAGGAAAGGCGAATGTATATGGTACGGTTTCCTTTTATGATTTTTTAAAACCGGAGAATCAGGGAAAGAAAGTGTATGTATGCAACGGAAGCGCTTGCATGACAGCAGGAACACAGGATGCTTTGAAAGCGAAGTTGCGAAAACAATACGCAGTTCAGGAGATAGGGGAGATGTGTTGTTTGGGCCGTTGTCACGAGAATAATGCGTTTCATGTGAACGGAAAAAATTATTCTGGCACTGATATTGAAAAATTTAACAGTGCTGCGGATGATGTAACTGCAGAGAAGTACGCCGTTGGAAGTAAGGGTACTCCTGTACTAACTGCACCTTACGGAGATGTAAAATCCTATTATTCGATTTTTCTGGATGCGTTGAAGAAATCTCCTGATGAACTTTTAGCAGAATTGAAAGATTCCGGTTTAAGAGGAAGAGGTGGAGCAGGATTTTCAATGGCGTTTAAATTGGAGTCGTGTAGGAATAGTACCGGTGAAGTGAAGTTTATCGTCTGTAATGCCGACGAGGGTGATCCCGGTGCGTATTCCGATCGATACATTATGGAACAACGCCCGCATGCCATGCTGATGGGGATGATGTTGGCAGGGTATATTACCGGTGCTGCCTATGGAGTGGTGTATATCCGTGCAGAGTACCCGGAGTCCATTACTATTATTGAAGAGTCAATTGCATATTTAAGAAGGGAACAATTAATCGGAGAAGCTATTCAGGGATCTTCATTTTCTTTCGATTTCAAAATTATTAAAGCACAGGGGGCCTATATCTGCGGAGAGGAAACCGCGCTTTTATCCTCTATTGAAGGGCAACGTCCTGAAGTGCGTACGCGTCCCCCTTATCCCACGCAACAAGGACTTTTCAATAAACCAACGGTCGTTAATAATGTAGAGACGCTCGCCAATCTACCTTTCATTTTTAAAAATGGTGGTAAAGCGTATGCCTCAATCGGCACGGCAAAATCTACAGGAACAAAGTTAGTTTCACTCGATGGATTCTTTAATCGACCCGGTATTTATGAAGTGGACATGGGCACTCCATTAAAAGTAGTGATCGACGAATTAGGTGGCGGTTTCCGGAAGCCGGTAAAAGCAATGCACATAGGCGGTCCGTTAGGTGGTTTGGTGCCCGTACCGAAAATTGATAGCCTTACCGTTGACTTCGATTCCTTTGCCCGCGAAGGATTTTTGCTGGGTCATGCTTCCGTAGTTTGTATTCCCGATGATTATCCATTGATTGCCTACCTGGAACATTTATTTCGGTTTACCGCTCATGAAAGCTGTGGAAAATGTTTCCCTTGTCGTCTTGGTTCAACACGTGGTTATGAAATGATTGATAAAGCAAGGAATAGTGATTATAAAATGGATAAAACATTAATGAATGATTTGCTCGAAACACTGGAAACAGGATCACTTTGCGCCTTAGGTGGTGGTCTTCCATTGCCGGTAAAGAATGCATTGAAATATTTTGAAACGGAATTGGCTCCTTACTTCAATAAATTGTAA